One Ignavibacteriales bacterium DNA segment encodes these proteins:
- a CDS encoding zinc ribbon domain-containing protein: MMRCSNCNTVLNDDFKFCPKCGVFVTENKKDFTNTSLDKRPVKTIYICEVCGEDTSIDNGFCEKCGAKLSGKEKDVASEKIKLAENKVLAFKEKKQNREQKFSKPGAKENKSNATNIVSEKNKTLNINQIIWIAGGLIIFGFILLWVSGVFDSNPVRQMQGNNVIDSKINLEEIQKIEELETLTRNDTTNIANVLDLAHKLNDSGFFERAINYYKMYLRSNPGNADVHIDLGVCFYELKLYNNAKTEMKKGLRINPQHQIGLFNLGIVNFSEGKLDSAKYWWKKSIAINENSEIGSKAKHLIESN; this comes from the coding sequence GTCCAAAGTGTGGTGTATTTGTTACTGAGAATAAAAAAGATTTCACTAATACATCTTTAGATAAAAGACCGGTAAAAACTATATATATATGCGAGGTTTGCGGAGAAGATACATCAATAGATAATGGTTTTTGCGAAAAATGTGGTGCTAAATTATCGGGGAAGGAAAAAGATGTTGCTTCCGAAAAGATAAAACTGGCAGAAAATAAAGTCCTTGCATTTAAAGAGAAGAAGCAAAATCGTGAACAAAAGTTTTCTAAACCTGGCGCTAAAGAAAACAAATCAAATGCAACAAACATAGTTAGTGAAAAAAATAAAACTCTGAATATTAACCAGATAATATGGATAGCAGGGGGGCTAATTATCTTTGGTTTCATATTACTTTGGGTAAGTGGAGTTTTTGATTCAAATCCTGTTCGGCAGATGCAAGGTAATAATGTTATTGATTCCAAAATAAACTTGGAAGAGATACAAAAAATTGAGGAATTGGAAACTCTAACAAGGAACGATACTACAAACATCGCTAATGTTTTAGACTTAGCTCATAAACTAAATGATTCAGGATTCTTTGAGAGAGCAATTAACTATTATAAAATGTATCTTCGGTCTAATCCGGGAAATGCAGATGTTCATATTGATTTAGGTGTTTGTTTTTATGAATTAAAGTTGTATAATAATGCCAAAACTGAGATGAAAAAAGGATTAAGGATAAATCCACAACATCAAATTGGATTGTTTAACCTTGGTATTGTAAATTTTTCTGAAGGAAAGTTAGACTCAGCAAAATACTGGTGGAAAAAAAGTATAGCAATAAATGAAAATTCAGAGATTGGAAGTAAAGCAAAACATTTAATAGAATCAAATTAA